GCATTTGGGAGATCCTGTACAACGACGCCGTGCCGCACGCCGTCGCGATCGACGAAGCCGTTGAGGCCGCCAAGGTGCTCTCGACGGATGACTCCGCCGGGTTCGTCAACGGACTGCTCGGCCGGATCGCCCAGACGGCTCCGTCCGTTTAGAGCCGTCCGTCTAGAAGACTCGATCGCCCGTACCGGGCGTCGTGGATGCCGGGTGGGTGACGGCAGGTCACGTGAAGCGCACTGCCGGACCGGCCGCCATCGCGGCCGGTCCGGACATACGAGGGGGAGACCATGACCGAGCACACCGATCCTGAACAGACTGGCGCTGAACCGACTGGCGTTGAACCGACTGGGGTTGAGCGCCCTGCCCAGACAGGCACCGGAGCCGGGTACACCGGCGGTGCCAACCAACCGGTGACGTACCCCGGCGCCCCTTACGTGCCGGCCATCCCGCCCCGCACCAACACCCTCGCCATCGTGTCGCTGGTCACCGGATTCTGCTGCTCTCTCGCGGCCGTGATCACCGGGCACATCGCTCTGGCGCAGGTGAAGCGCACGGGCGAGGCGGGCCGCAATCTGGCCATCGCCGGACTGGTCCTCGGCTACATCGGAATCGGGATCACGACCCTGGCCCTGGTGCTGGCCCTGACCTTCGCCGCGGCCTTCAGCACGCTGTTCGGGGTCCTCGGTGGGATCAACTCCAACAACGGCTCCTCATCGAGCATCGTCGCCGGACAGATCGGCGCCGCCTACCTCGATGACGGCTACCTTCTCGTGGGCACTGGCGACACCGTCGTGGACCTCTACATCGACCCGATGTGCCCGTACTGCGGGCAGTTCGACGCCGCGAACGGCGCAACCCTCGCCGCGCTCGTGGACAACGGCGCCATCACGCTACGCCTGCACGCTCTCACTTTCCTCGACCAGGCATCCGCGGGCAGCGAATACTCGTCGCGGGCCTCAGCCGCTCTCACCTGTGTGGCCGCGACCAACCCGGAGTCAACGCTGGACTATCTCACCGCCCTGTTCGGCGACCAGCCCATCGAGGGAACCTCCGGGCTCACCGACGACGAGCTGATCGCCCTGTCCGTCGGCCCGGACCCGATCAACGACTGCGTCACGAGCGGGCGCTACCTGGCTTGGTCACAGCAGAACACCGATAACGCCTTGAACGGCCCGATCCCCGGTTCCGACCTGCCCTCCCTTCAGGGCACTCCGACCGCTCTCGTCGACGGGCGTCAGTACCTGGGAGCAATCGACGACCCGCAGGCGTTCGCCGACTTCGTTCTCGGCGTCACGTCCTGAACCGGCCCGTGGGCATCAGGTGTCGAGGGTGATGCTGGGCACGATACCCGCGATGGATGCCCACAGCTTCACGTCATCGCCGGCCTGGCGCACGTACGCGGCACCGGACCGGTCCCGGCATTCGAATGAGATCTGGGCCTCCAGCGCAACGCCGATGGCGTAGGTGTGCCCACCCCGCAGCTGCAGCGTGGTTCTGAGGTCGGTGAACGAATGGCGCTGCGAGCTGATCGCAGACCCGCCCCGGCCGCTTTCGTCGAAGGCGAAGAGGGTCCGTGACCCGAACGGGCTGAGCAGCTCCCATGCCCCGGTCACCGGATCGATCTCCCACCCGGCGATATAGGCCGTTCCGCGGTAAGAGAAGGCCGCGTAGCCGATGGGTCCAGCCGGAAGGAACCACCACCGGCTTTCGGCGACCAACTCGACCGCGGCCGTCGCCGTGACCGACGAGAGGCTCGCCCGCGGAACGCGGGTCACCCCGGTGCCCGCGAAGCCGATGTAGCCGCCGTCCATCGGCGTTGCGTTGACCCAGCTGAAAAGCTGCCCCGTCTTCTCGGACGCGTCGCTGCCGTCGGGTTCGCCGTCCCAAGCGTTCGCCCAGTGGTAGCGGTAACGATGGTCGTCCGGTGGGGGAGAACTCCAGTAGGAGCGATAGTCGGCCGCCGCGGGGATGTAGAGGTCTTCGGGCCAGGACACGACGAACGGGGACTTGGGGCGGAAGTAGTTGTCGAAGAGGGCCTGTCGATACCGTTTCACTCCGGTCAGGGTGCGGTCGATGTCGCCGGAATCGACCTCGATCTCCCGATGGATCGCCTCGATCTCCCGACGCCGCACAAAACTGATGGGCCCCGCCGGCGCGCTCACTTCCGAGTCGACGGCGGATGGT
This is a stretch of genomic DNA from Cryobacterium soli. It encodes these proteins:
- a CDS encoding DUF4190 domain-containing protein — encoded protein: MTEHTDPEQTGAEPTGVEPTGVERPAQTGTGAGYTGGANQPVTYPGAPYVPAIPPRTNTLAIVSLVTGFCCSLAAVITGHIALAQVKRTGEAGRNLAIAGLVLGYIGIGITTLALVLALTFAAAFSTLFGVLGGINSNNGSSSSIVAGQIGAAYLDDGYLLVGTGDTVVDLYIDPMCPYCGQFDAANGATLAALVDNGAITLRLHALTFLDQASAGSEYSSRASAALTCVAATNPESTLDYLTALFGDQPIEGTSGLTDDELIALSVGPDPINDCVTSGRYLAWSQQNTDNALNGPIPGSDLPSLQGTPTALVDGRQYLGAIDDPQAFADFVLGVTS